A section of the Leptospira semungkisensis genome encodes:
- the rplS gene encoding 50S ribosomal protein L19: protein MKELLKGGLPTEANRTLNFNVGDTVKVHYKIQESGKERVQVYEGVVISISNGGNGKSFTVRRISYDVGVERVFPLYSPRIAKIELIRKGKVRRSKLFFLRERSGKSARIRELKGGKTLVAEDRKRQNAEEAAAATSAATPAE from the coding sequence ATGAAAGAACTTCTGAAAGGCGGATTGCCTACCGAAGCCAATCGTACCCTGAACTTTAATGTCGGGGATACTGTTAAGGTACACTACAAGATCCAAGAATCCGGAAAAGAAAGGGTTCAGGTGTACGAAGGTGTGGTGATTTCCATCTCCAACGGCGGAAACGGAAAATCATTCACCGTGCGCAGGATTTCTTACGATGTAGGCGTTGAGAGAGTGTTCCCATTATATTCTCCTCGTATTGCAAAGATCGAGCTTATCCGTAAAGGTAAGGTTCGTCGTTCTAAACTATTCTTCCTAAGAGAGCGTTCCGGTAAATCTGCTCGTATCCGCGAGTTGAAAGGCGGAAAAACTCTGGTAGCAGAGGATAGAAAACGCCAAAACGCAGAAGAAGCTGCAGCAGCAACGAGCGCAGCAACTCCAGCAGAATAA
- the trmD gene encoding tRNA (guanosine(37)-N1)-methyltransferase TrmD: protein MKFNFITLFPSKIGSYFSEGLHEKAIRNGVFSVNIVQLRDFSNNKHLKVDDTPYGGGPGMLLKVEPIDLALKSLGEEKGLVILMTPSGIPFDQSVAEKLAAQKKPLTFISGYYEGVDHRVTEHLVDIELSLGNYVISAGDLASLCVTDAVSRLLPGFLGDRESLEEESHNERDILEYPQYTKPSDYNGWKVPDILLGGNHAAIESWRNANRKKVDPDITRNL from the coding sequence ATGAAATTTAACTTCATCACCTTATTTCCTTCTAAGATCGGTTCTTATTTTTCAGAGGGTCTACACGAGAAGGCAATCCGCAACGGAGTCTTCTCCGTAAACATAGTGCAGCTCAGAGACTTCTCCAATAATAAGCATTTAAAAGTGGATGACACTCCGTATGGAGGAGGTCCGGGAATGCTTCTCAAAGTAGAACCGATAGATCTGGCCTTAAAGTCTCTAGGAGAAGAAAAAGGACTCGTGATCCTAATGACTCCTTCTGGAATCCCATTCGATCAAAGCGTAGCGGAGAAGCTTGCAGCTCAGAAGAAGCCTCTCACTTTCATCTCAGGATATTACGAAGGCGTGGATCATCGAGTAACTGAGCATCTTGTTGACATAGAACTGTCCCTTGGAAATTATGTAATTTCAGCCGGAGATTTGGCCAGCCTTTGTGTAACGGATGCTGTGTCCAGGCTTTTGCCCGGCTTTTTAGGCGACCGAGAGAGCCTAGAAGAAGAATCTCATAACGAAAGGGATATATTAGAATATCCCCAATATACGAAACCTTCCGATTACAATGGCTGGAAGGTTCCAGATATACTCTTGGGCGGAAACCACGCGGCGATAGAATCTTGGCGAAACGCCAATCGAAAGAAAGTCGACCCCGATATTACGAGGAATTTATGA
- the rimM gene encoding ribosome maturation factor RimM (Essential for efficient processing of 16S rRNA) — translation MTETRILAGKLGKPFGLKGFLKLVAQESSLPDLKFPIDAILEFSSREPISIRILKAQRHSGRVILQIDGITSPEAASALIGGDLYIERSYFPKSKGEEYYLFELKGLQAYSEDGTKLDWELIDLIENPAHAILVFRTKDSEILIPYVNKHVGKILLDEGKILIKDPEDWNEI, via the coding sequence TTGACTGAAACTCGGATCCTAGCCGGGAAATTGGGAAAGCCCTTCGGACTGAAGGGTTTTCTTAAATTAGTCGCTCAGGAAAGTTCCCTTCCTGATCTTAAATTCCCAATCGACGCTATTCTTGAATTCTCTTCCAGAGAACCTATATCGATCCGTATCTTAAAGGCACAACGCCATTCAGGAAGAGTCATCCTACAGATTGATGGGATTACAAGCCCCGAAGCTGCCTCGGCTCTGATCGGCGGAGATCTCTATATAGAAAGATCCTATTTCCCAAAATCCAAGGGAGAAGAGTATTATCTCTTCGAATTAAAAGGTCTCCAAGCATATTCGGAAGATGGAACCAAATTGGATTGGGAGTTAATCGACCTGATCGAAAACCCAGCTCATGCTATACTCGTATTCCGGACCAAAGACAGTGAAATACTTATCCCTTACGTGAATAAGCACGTTGGAAAAATCCTTTTGGATGAGGGAAAGATACTGATCAAGGATCCGGAGGACTGGAATGAAATTTAA
- a CDS encoding KH domain-containing protein, producing MEDLIRYIVTSLVDHPEEISVKEIEGDEQTVLELRVSPKDVGKVIGKNGRIAKSLRAILTAASVKAGKNFSLEIID from the coding sequence ATGGAAGATCTAATCCGTTATATCGTTACTTCTTTAGTAGATCATCCGGAGGAGATTTCCGTAAAGGAAATCGAGGGCGATGAGCAAACCGTCTTAGAACTCCGGGTCTCCCCGAAGGATGTGGGAAAGGTGATCGGTAAGAACGGCCGTATTGCAAAGTCACTCAGAGCAATTCTCACCGCCGCTTCTGTCAAAGCCGGCAAAAATTTCTCACTGGAAATTATTGACTGA
- the rpsP gene encoding 30S ribosomal protein S16 yields the protein MVKIRLQRTGAKNNPHYRVVAADSRSPRDGKFIDILGHYHPAEIKGQTTLDKEKILNWLGKGAQPTGTVLNLIKHEGIWAEYKQSLKK from the coding sequence TTGGTTAAGATCAGACTACAAAGAACTGGAGCCAAAAATAACCCTCACTACCGGGTTGTGGCTGCTGATAGCCGCTCTCCTAGAGACGGTAAATTTATTGATATTCTTGGCCATTACCATCCGGCTGAGATCAAAGGTCAGACAACTCTTGATAAAGAGAAGATCCTAAACTGGCTGGGTAAAGGCGCTCAACCTACCGGAACCGTTCTGAACCTCATTAAACACGAGGGAATCTGGGCGGAATACAAGCAATCTCTGAAGAAGTAA
- the rpe gene encoding ribulose-phosphate 3-epimerase: MKISASILATQLTALANTVPNFKKEGIDLVHMDVMDGNFVPQISFGEAINKEIKAMTQIPLDVHLMVEKPENHVAKYYELSPYCITFHAETTRFPIRLAQEIKKNGTKVGVSLNPGTPVHVLETLLPYIDLVLIMTVEPGFYGQKFVDGGMDKIRKVKSLISSYPIELEVDGGVNDTNIQELSKAGVDICVVGAGLFKSGDPTENGVRLKGLASKA, encoded by the coding sequence TTGAAAATCTCTGCCTCCATTCTGGCCACTCAACTTACAGCACTCGCAAACACAGTCCCTAATTTCAAGAAAGAGGGAATAGACCTGGTCCACATGGACGTGATGGACGGGAACTTCGTTCCTCAGATCAGTTTCGGAGAGGCAATCAATAAGGAGATCAAGGCAATGACCCAGATCCCTTTAGATGTTCACCTCATGGTCGAAAAACCAGAAAACCATGTAGCCAAGTACTATGAACTTTCTCCTTACTGCATAACATTCCATGCAGAAACCACACGCTTTCCGATTCGTCTCGCTCAAGAGATCAAGAAGAACGGGACCAAGGTAGGAGTTTCTCTGAACCCTGGAACTCCTGTTCACGTGTTAGAGACCTTACTTCCTTATATAGATCTGGTGCTTATCATGACTGTAGAACCAGGTTTCTACGGCCAAAAATTCGTGGATGGGGGAATGGACAAGATCCGCAAGGTCAAGTCGCTCATCTCTTCCTATCCGATCGAGTTAGAAGTGGACGGGGGAGTAAACGACACCAATATCCAAGAGCTTTCCAAGGCAGGAGTGGATATTTGCGTGGTCGGAGCAGGGCTCTTCAAGTCTGGAGATCCTACAGAAAATGGAGTTCGGTTGAAAGGCCTGGCTTCGAAAGCCTGA
- a CDS encoding PASTA domain-containing protein, which produces MTKEELRSKYLPVGGYFFFIAFGLVVFFIAAFLVVFVRTKSANMVVMPDVVGKPYNEVHNELMRLQLKVRLESKRYPDKTDGVIIYQSIRPGREIEAGSKVSLTVNIGLDRIIMPDLKGQTLASAKNFMEKVLSGENYVSLTLGGITYVEAKEGELPDTIVDQIPEAGKNTTSGEKVFLLVTKSASKKIQGEGPQGLDFRSGDSFAFAQRALARAKVPFKAEVVATKFRPESGRIESVQKIGNEYKFKVFYFEPEEHVESGYESFEYKIPENGTYSLIVKDQNDENKKIEISSPTSYQEGEKIQTVFYRTGDVTLVLLDVNGSKVKSKDYENEF; this is translated from the coding sequence GTGACTAAGGAAGAACTCCGCTCTAAATATCTCCCCGTCGGGGGTTACTTTTTTTTCATCGCATTCGGCTTGGTTGTCTTTTTTATAGCAGCCTTTCTAGTAGTTTTTGTTCGTACTAAGAGCGCGAATATGGTGGTTATGCCAGATGTTGTAGGAAAACCCTATAACGAAGTTCATAACGAACTCATGCGCTTGCAGCTTAAGGTCCGTCTGGAATCCAAAAGATATCCGGATAAAACCGACGGCGTCATTATTTACCAATCCATTCGACCAGGACGAGAGATCGAAGCCGGTTCCAAGGTTTCCTTAACTGTAAACATAGGGCTGGATCGGATCATCATGCCTGATCTGAAAGGCCAAACACTTGCTTCTGCCAAGAATTTTATGGAGAAGGTTCTCTCCGGAGAAAATTACGTTTCTCTAACTCTTGGCGGGATCACGTATGTAGAAGCCAAAGAGGGAGAACTTCCCGACACTATTGTGGATCAAATCCCAGAGGCGGGAAAGAACACCACCTCCGGCGAAAAAGTATTCTTATTAGTAACTAAATCCGCAAGCAAGAAGATCCAAGGAGAAGGTCCACAAGGCTTGGACTTTCGTTCGGGAGATTCATTTGCTTTCGCGCAGAGAGCACTTGCTCGAGCCAAAGTGCCTTTTAAAGCAGAAGTGGTGGCTACAAAATTCCGTCCGGAAAGTGGACGTATCGAATCCGTTCAGAAGATCGGTAACGAATACAAGTTCAAGGTATTTTACTTTGAACCGGAAGAGCATGTAGAGAGCGGATACGAAAGCTTCGAATACAAGATTCCTGAAAATGGAACCTATTCTCTGATCGTAAAAGATCAGAACGACGAAAATAAGAAAATCGAGATCTCTTCTCCGACTTCTTACCAAGAAGGGGAGAAGATCCAAACGGTCTTTTATCGGACCGGAGATGTTACCCTAGTCCTTTTAGATGTGAATGGTTCCAAAGTAAAATCTAAAGATTACGAGAACGAATTTTGA
- the fmt gene encoding methionyl-tRNA formyltransferase — MKIAFFGTPEPSSKLLQALLEEPEIQIEFVVTNPDRPKGRSKTPQPSPVKEIALSANLPVFQYESIKKEKEKAMSDFSSFSPDLYVVFAYGSILPKEIFSIPRFGSINLHGSILPDLRGASPVQTALWQGYTKTGISIQCLGEKMDEGDIIQISEVPISLEDDTGTLMEKITNAGITSLLPLLKGNKNKAFDAIPQDHSKATYCTKILAEQRILDLNLPAMELHNRIRALSPDLGGFCQFRGKRIVLWKTKPSDFSEEGLKPGRLKRMDKKALLFQCGDGRFLELISVQPENKNRMPVGDFLNGFRITDEDRFE; from the coding sequence ATGAAAATTGCATTTTTTGGAACACCGGAACCTTCTTCCAAACTTTTGCAGGCCTTGCTAGAAGAGCCTGAAATACAGATCGAATTTGTGGTCACAAACCCGGATCGTCCAAAGGGAAGAAGCAAAACCCCGCAGCCCAGTCCGGTAAAAGAGATCGCTCTTTCGGCAAATCTTCCTGTCTTTCAATATGAATCGATCAAGAAGGAAAAAGAAAAGGCAATGTCCGACTTCTCTTCTTTTTCTCCTGATTTATATGTTGTGTTTGCGTATGGCTCCATCTTACCAAAGGAAATCTTTTCGATTCCTAGATTCGGTTCTATCAATCTTCATGGTTCGATTCTTCCCGATCTGAGAGGAGCTTCTCCAGTGCAGACCGCACTCTGGCAAGGATATACTAAGACCGGAATCAGCATCCAATGCTTGGGAGAAAAAATGGACGAAGGAGATATCATTCAAATCTCCGAAGTTCCTATTTCCTTAGAAGATGATACCGGAACTCTCATGGAGAAGATCACAAACGCCGGAATCACTTCTCTTCTTCCCTTACTCAAGGGAAATAAAAACAAGGCCTTTGACGCAATCCCTCAGGATCATTCCAAGGCAACGTATTGCACTAAGATCCTTGCCGAACAAAGAATTTTGGATCTAAATCTTCCCGCAATGGAACTGCACAATCGGATTCGTGCCCTTAGCCCAGACCTGGGAGGCTTTTGCCAGTTCAGAGGAAAAAGAATCGTACTCTGGAAGACCAAGCCGTCCGACTTTTCGGAAGAAGGTCTGAAGCCAGGCAGATTGAAACGAATGGACAAAAAGGCCCTTCTTTTCCAGTGTGGAGATGGCCGTTTTCTGGAACTCATTTCCGTTCAACCGGAAAATAAAAACAGAATGCCTGTTGGCGATTTCCTAAACGGTTTCCGCATTACGGATGAGGATCGCTTCGAGTGA